One genomic segment of Chitinophaga sancti includes these proteins:
- a CDS encoding phage tail protein, producing MDCYIGEIRAFAGNYAPENWALCNGAALPIAGNEALYSLLGVAYGGDGVTNFKLPDLRVKLPVGAGTISTQGGTGNYVLAAGGGATTVTLTAANLPPHTHTFTGINTPAVSSSPANNMLAASNGNNSTVTPPYPDVNLYTTLPLPAGGTTTPNATLGASAIGNTGGSQAHQNMMPYLVVNFIIATNGLYPQPA from the coding sequence ATGGATTGTTATATAGGAGAGATCCGCGCGTTTGCGGGCAATTATGCGCCTGAGAACTGGGCGTTATGTAATGGAGCTGCATTGCCCATTGCTGGTAATGAAGCATTGTACTCCCTGCTGGGGGTAGCATATGGCGGAGATGGTGTTACCAACTTCAAACTCCCCGACCTGCGTGTGAAATTACCAGTTGGTGCAGGCACCATCAGCACGCAGGGAGGCACGGGCAACTATGTGCTGGCAGCTGGCGGAGGTGCTACCACGGTAACACTTACTGCAGCTAACCTGCCACCACATACACACACCTTCACAGGTATAAACACTCCTGCTGTCAGCAGCTCGCCTGCCAATAATATGCTGGCAGCTTCAAACGGCAATAACAGCACAGTGACTCCTCCTTATCCAGACGTAAACCTTTATACAACTTTGCCTTTGCCGGCAGGAGGCACAACCACACCGAATGCCACGCTTGGAGCCAGTGCTATAGGTAATACCGGTGGTAGTCAGGCACACCAGAACATGATGCCTTACCTCGTTGTGAACTTCATTATTGCGACCAATGGTTTATATCCTCAGCCGGCTTAA
- a CDS encoding Crp/Fnr family transcriptional regulator has product MSEEEICSWLTKQLRLYIPVSDQDAINIASSFNCRIVYKGEYLLKEGQYGDWWGFVYKGLFRSYSCDVRGNEYTNSFLREGSFTCELVSFHGGTVSQTNVVALEDTTLLYVNKKSLNLLFKNFSEFEKFGRLLYEKVLVNYKQHNLFRVRLNAGERYLHFLKSEPELIKRVPLKYIASYLSVTDSSLSRIRRKTRQADL; this is encoded by the coding sequence ATGTCAGAAGAAGAAATTTGCAGCTGGCTCACCAAACAACTTCGCCTTTACATTCCGGTCTCCGATCAGGATGCTATCAACATTGCATCTTCCTTCAATTGCCGTATAGTTTACAAGGGGGAATACCTGCTTAAGGAAGGCCAGTATGGTGATTGGTGGGGATTTGTTTATAAAGGATTATTTCGGTCTTATTCATGTGATGTACGGGGAAACGAATATACCAACTCCTTTTTGAGAGAAGGTTCATTCACCTGTGAGCTGGTAAGTTTCCACGGCGGAACTGTCAGTCAGACAAACGTGGTAGCATTGGAAGATACTACCCTCCTTTATGTAAATAAGAAATCATTGAATCTGTTATTCAAAAATTTTTCTGAATTTGAAAAATTTGGACGATTACTATATGAAAAGGTGCTTGTAAATTACAAACAACACAATCTTTTTAGGGTAAGACTTAACGCAGGGGAGCGGTATCTTCACTTTTTAAAAAGCGAGCCGGAACTGATTAAAAGAGTTCCTTTGAAATATATTGCCTCTTATTTAAGTGTAACTGATAGCAGCTTGAGCCGGATTCGCCGAAAAACGCGGCAGGCAGATCTGTAA
- a CDS encoding NAD(P)H-binding protein yields MKIAIAGATGNIGSATARQVVLNGAIPILLGQNIDRLNQLNITGAIAKVADLGDMAEMIKATHDADALLWLVPPVAAAPSLKEWYDKITTAGIAAVQQNDIKRVVLISSLGVSTKPNLGTISYCGIMEEAFDKLGVNVLALRPGYFMENFLLQAQSIKEKGEFSFTYDALHDIPFLSTEDVGNIAAKYLLDESWAGHWKLNLMGPENLTLSDVARRLSSLTEKPVRYRQESFEEIESRLNNWGVGETIRNELIDLFKALGDPNGAYATPRTPEAYTATSFEQFVINKLMPVLI; encoded by the coding sequence ATGAAAATAGCTATTGCGGGAGCCACAGGAAATATTGGAAGTGCAACTGCCAGACAGGTTGTATTAAATGGCGCTATACCAATACTACTTGGTCAGAATATAGATAGATTAAACCAATTAAATATTACCGGGGCAATTGCTAAGGTTGCAGATCTGGGTGATATGGCGGAGATGATTAAGGCTACTCATGATGCCGATGCCTTGCTTTGGCTTGTACCCCCGGTTGCGGCTGCTCCAAGCCTAAAGGAGTGGTATGATAAAATAACTACAGCAGGTATTGCCGCTGTTCAACAAAATGACATCAAAAGAGTAGTGTTGATTTCTTCTCTTGGGGTGAGCACAAAACCTAACCTGGGCACTATTAGTTATTGCGGTATAATGGAAGAAGCATTTGATAAGTTGGGGGTAAATGTGCTTGCTTTAAGGCCCGGCTACTTTATGGAAAATTTTCTACTGCAGGCTCAAAGCATAAAAGAAAAGGGAGAATTTAGTTTTACTTATGACGCCCTGCATGACATCCCGTTTTTAAGTACAGAGGATGTAGGGAATATAGCAGCAAAATACCTGCTGGATGAGAGCTGGGCAGGGCATTGGAAACTCAACCTGATGGGACCTGAAAATTTAACCCTTAGCGATGTTGCACGCCGATTATCTTCATTAACAGAAAAACCAGTACGTTACAGACAGGAGTCCTTTGAGGAAATCGAATCCCGTTTAAACAATTGGGGGGTTGGAGAAACAATACGAAACGAATTAATAGATCTATTTAAGGCCTTGGGTGATCCCAATGGCGCTTATGCTACTCCACGTACCCCCGAGGCATACACAGCTACCTCATTTGAGCAGTTTGTAATAAATAAGCTAATGCCGGTGTTAATATAA
- a CDS encoding nuclear transport factor 2 family protein, with the protein MANNSLGYQIYEALLKAFGVGAEAVTALFNDDATIEFPYAPSIGAKGKQNMEAYRNHLEGGLKNMPHLKFSDIRVYRLQEEGTYWAEAHGECTILSTGILYQQDYVMYFKLKGGKFSFYREYSNPLPALKAFGGAQATLDMFNVNK; encoded by the coding sequence GAGGCATTATTGAAAGCTTTTGGAGTAGGGGCAGAGGCTGTTACTGCACTTTTCAATGACGATGCAACAATTGAATTTCCTTATGCCCCATCCATTGGGGCAAAGGGTAAACAGAACATGGAGGCATATCGTAATCACCTGGAAGGAGGATTGAAGAACATGCCCCACCTGAAGTTTTCAGATATCAGGGTATATCGTTTACAGGAGGAAGGTACTTATTGGGCAGAAGCACACGGAGAATGCACTATCCTTTCTACGGGAATATTGTATCAACAGGATTATGTGATGTATTTCAAACTGAAGGGCGGCAAGTTCAGTTTTTATCGCGAATACTCTAATCCGTTACCTGCACTTAAAGCATTTGGCGGAGCTCAGGCAACCCTGGATATGTTTAACGTTAATAAATAA
- a CDS encoding glycosyltransferase family 39 protein, translating to MKKRTIVLIGFIILKFLLQYILISPEYDLQRDEYLHLDQAHHLAWGYLSVPPVTSWISFLIMLLGNTIFWIKFFPALFGALTILIVWKAIEELDGDLFALTTGATCVLFSAILALNTLYQPNSLDVLSWTAFYYCIIRYINSEKQKWLLLAAIVFAVGFLNKYNIVFLLLGLLPAVVLSPQRKVFTRKGFYLAALLALVLIFPNLLWQYINDFPIVRHMKELSRYQLVNVSRAAFLKSQVLFFFGAAVVILSGLGALVLYKPFQKYRLFFWTFIFTLTIFIYFRAKDYYAMGVYPVYMAFGAVFLSRALSGDWKRYLRPFVIIIPLVVFFPMYKVAFPNNGPEYILKHQQQYKRLGRLRWEDGKDHPLPQDFADMLGWKELAHKVDSIYAQLPTPSKTLVLCDNYGQAGAINYYSEKGIQAVSFNADYINWFVLNKRYENLIRVKDYFDRDDELQKTGAYFLTGVAADSITNPNAREYGTTIFLFTGAKIDIRQRIKDEIVEERKY from the coding sequence ATGAAAAAGAGAACAATAGTTTTAATCGGATTCATAATATTAAAATTCTTATTGCAATATATTCTGATAAGTCCTGAATATGATTTACAACGGGATGAATATTTACATCTTGATCAGGCACACCACCTGGCATGGGGCTATTTATCAGTACCTCCCGTGACTTCCTGGATTTCCTTCCTGATCATGCTACTAGGAAATACAATCTTCTGGATTAAGTTCTTTCCTGCGCTATTCGGAGCCTTGACTATCCTGATAGTATGGAAGGCAATTGAAGAATTAGACGGAGATCTGTTCGCCTTAACTACAGGAGCAACCTGTGTTTTATTTTCAGCTATTTTAGCTTTAAATACCCTCTATCAGCCTAATTCATTGGATGTTTTGAGCTGGACGGCCTTTTACTACTGCATTATAAGATATATAAATTCCGAAAAGCAGAAATGGCTGTTGCTTGCCGCCATTGTTTTCGCCGTTGGATTCCTGAATAAATACAACATAGTATTCCTGCTCCTTGGGCTTCTTCCAGCCGTTGTACTATCACCTCAACGAAAAGTGTTTACCCGTAAGGGATTTTATCTGGCAGCTTTACTTGCATTAGTACTTATTTTTCCGAATCTGCTATGGCAATACATCAACGATTTTCCGATTGTTCGCCACATGAAAGAGTTATCGCGCTACCAATTGGTGAATGTAAGCAGGGCGGCCTTTTTAAAATCCCAGGTGCTATTCTTTTTTGGTGCAGCTGTTGTAATTTTATCTGGATTAGGTGCTTTGGTATTATACAAGCCGTTTCAAAAATATAGGCTCTTCTTCTGGACATTCATCTTCACCTTAACTATTTTCATCTACTTTAGGGCAAAAGATTATTATGCCATGGGAGTATATCCGGTTTACATGGCTTTTGGCGCTGTTTTTCTTTCAAGGGCATTGTCAGGAGACTGGAAAAGATATTTACGCCCTTTTGTAATAATTATCCCACTGGTTGTCTTCTTTCCAATGTACAAGGTTGCTTTCCCAAATAATGGTCCCGAATATATCTTGAAACACCAGCAACAATATAAAAGATTAGGACGTCTTCGCTGGGAGGATGGTAAAGACCATCCTTTACCGCAGGACTTTGCAGACATGCTTGGATGGAAGGAACTGGCACACAAAGTGGATAGTATCTATGCGCAGCTTCCCACTCCGAGCAAGACCCTGGTGCTTTGTGATAATTATGGACAGGCAGGCGCCATAAATTATTATTCAGAAAAAGGTATACAGGCAGTTTCATTTAATGCCGATTATATCAATTGGTTTGTGCTGAATAAGCGGTATGAAAACCTGATCAGAGTGAAAGACTATTTTGACAGGGATGATGAACTGCAAAAAACAGGTGCTTATTTCCTTACTGGGGTGGCAGCTGATTCTATCACCAATCCGAATGCAAGAGAATACGGAACAACAATTTTCCTTTTTACGGGCGCCAAAATCGATATAAGGCAGCGAATAAAAGATGAAATTGTAGAAGAAAGAAAGTATTAG
- a CDS encoding phage tail protein: MDGFIGEIRAFALNYTPSGWVPCDGTTYTLLSQQALYAVIGNYYGGTPGQNFKVPDLRGITLLGKDPAASGYNVVGATGGVDAVTLTGNTMAAHNHQLKGVTRTGNGQTTAAQSQPGPTVYLTNAYALGTSKGVIAYSNTVDLNVPFAPQTISYNRLTPAVTPHSNVSPYLALNYCICVEGYFPVNGN; the protein is encoded by the coding sequence ATGGATGGTTTTATCGGCGAAATCAGAGCTTTCGCACTCAACTACACGCCTTCTGGCTGGGTGCCTTGTGATGGCACTACTTACACGCTTCTGTCTCAACAGGCCTTATATGCAGTAATAGGTAACTATTATGGTGGCACGCCGGGTCAAAACTTTAAGGTACCGGACCTGCGGGGAATAACACTGCTGGGAAAGGATCCGGCAGCAAGCGGGTATAATGTGGTAGGCGCTACAGGTGGTGTTGATGCGGTTACCCTTACTGGAAATACCATGGCTGCACATAATCACCAGCTGAAGGGTGTAACACGTACCGGTAACGGACAAACGACTGCAGCGCAGTCACAACCAGGCCCTACCGTTTATTTAACCAATGCTTATGCGCTTGGTACCAGTAAAGGCGTTATAGCCTATTCGAACACTGTTGACCTGAATGTGCCATTTGCGCCGCAAACGATTAGCTATAACCGGCTTACACCAGCCGTTACGCCTCACTCAAATGTGTCTCCCTATCTTGCACTCAACTATTGCATTTGTGTGGAGGGTTATTTCCCAGTCAATGGCAATTAA
- a CDS encoding phage tail protein, giving the protein MDNYLGEIRIFPYSRIPSGWLPCNGQELQVSGNQALAALLGQTYGGNGSTTFKLPNLNGRTIVGYGASARGLNFQLGQSGGTEKVALTDPNTIPPHMHTMYGSNVYNIGGPNNNYLGNPNVPASSTQTAKNTAQVNLYAPPATPTVNFPDVITSAGTATPHENRMPYLVTNYCIASVGLWPSRD; this is encoded by the coding sequence ATGGACAATTACCTTGGCGAAATCCGCATCTTCCCATACTCCAGAATTCCTTCGGGATGGCTGCCTTGTAACGGGCAGGAATTACAGGTAAGCGGTAATCAGGCATTGGCTGCATTACTGGGACAAACATATGGAGGAAATGGCTCTACTACCTTCAAATTACCAAACCTCAATGGTCGCACGATTGTTGGTTATGGAGCCAGTGCAAGAGGTCTGAATTTTCAACTGGGACAATCCGGTGGTACAGAAAAAGTAGCCCTTACTGATCCCAATACTATACCGCCACACATGCATACAATGTATGGCAGCAATGTATATAACATTGGCGGGCCTAACAACAATTACCTGGGAAATCCAAATGTACCTGCCAGCAGTACTCAAACTGCAAAAAACACAGCACAGGTCAACCTCTACGCGCCTCCGGCCACCCCTACCGTAAATTTCCCGGATGTGATCACCAGCGCAGGAACCGCAACCCCGCATGAGAACAGGATGCCTTACCTGGTAACGAATTATTGTATCGCATCTGTAGGGCTTTGGCCTTCGCGCGATTAA
- a CDS encoding SDR family oxidoreductase, which yields MELRQKIALITGANRGLGFEIARQLGRKQIKVLIGARNAAAGQAAAERLIAEGIDAIFLLLNISDPNSIENAVQVVKREFGYLDILVNNAAILPKATDEDSPGIVTQQQLQAFLETNFLAQVSVTQSFLLLIRQSKAGRIVNMSSSIGSVTISSEHLHQNGPKPARIPYAASKAALNMFTVLLARELRPEGIKVNSADPGLTQTDAGGPNAPYTVEQGARPAVWLACLEDDGPTGCFFTHVDEHIVNNPW from the coding sequence ATGGAATTACGACAAAAAATAGCTTTGATTACCGGAGCTAACAGGGGACTGGGCTTTGAGATCGCGCGTCAGTTGGGCAGAAAGCAGATCAAAGTATTAATTGGTGCCAGAAATGCAGCGGCCGGCCAGGCAGCTGCAGAGCGATTAATCGCCGAAGGAATCGATGCAATATTTCTTTTGCTTAATATATCAGATCCCAACAGTATTGAGAATGCTGTACAAGTTGTCAAGAGGGAATTTGGGTATTTAGACATTTTGGTCAATAACGCAGCCATCTTACCTAAAGCAACTGATGAAGACTCTCCAGGTATTGTAACCCAGCAACAATTACAGGCATTTTTAGAAACTAATTTTTTGGCACAGGTAAGTGTAACGCAATCTTTTTTACTATTAATAAGACAAAGCAAAGCTGGTCGTATTGTTAATATGTCCTCATCAATCGGGTCTGTGACTATATCCAGCGAACACCTCCACCAGAATGGTCCTAAGCCGGCCCGGATTCCCTATGCTGCATCGAAAGCTGCTCTAAATATGTTCACCGTCTTATTAGCCAGGGAATTGAGACCTGAAGGGATTAAGGTGAACAGTGCAGATCCCGGTCTTACTCAAACAGATGCAGGTGGCCCGAATGCTCCTTATACCGTAGAACAAGGTGCGAGACCAGCAGTATGGTTAGCCTGCCTGGAGGATGATGGCCCCACCGGCTGTTTTTTTACCCATGTAGATGAGCATATAGTTAATAATCCATGGTAA